In Panthera tigris isolate Pti1 chromosome D2, P.tigris_Pti1_mat1.1, whole genome shotgun sequence, one DNA window encodes the following:
- the SEC31B gene encoding protein transport protein Sec31B isoform X16, producing the protein MKLKELERPAVQVWSPASQCPVYLATGTSAQQLDASFSTNGTLEIFEVDFRDPSLDLKRKGVLSASSRFYKLIWGSFGNGLLEASGVIAGGGNNGMLTLYNVTHILSSGKEPVIAQRQKHTGAVRALDFNPFQGHLLATGASDSEIFIWDLNNLNVPMTPGSKSQQPPEDIKALAWNRQVQHILASAHPSGKAVVWDLRKNEPIIKVSDHSNRMHSSGLAWHPEIATQLVLCSEDDHLPVIQLWDLRFASSPLKVLESHSRGILSVSWSQADPELLLSSAKDNQILCWNLGSGEVVYKLPTQSSWCFDVQWCPRDPPVFSAASFDGWISLYSVMGRSWEVQQIRQADKISSSFSKGQPLPPLQVPEQVAQASLIPPLQKPPKWMRRPAGVSFAFGGKLVTFGLPGTPAHQVPQPCLRLVFVSQVTTESEFLRRSAELQESLGSGNLLNYCQNKIELTSLQSEKMLWQFLKKWKRVLLTPCHQPSGIKSGEKKRRDGAGLSRAPLVTLEQDSRVKFLKLLGYSKDELQKKVATWLKSDLGLGESPQSEGDDHSNRQQVFCSQASKHITEEASASSTFFDELVPQSMTPWEIPITEDTDGLLSQALLLGELGPAVELCLKEERFADAIILARAGGADLLKQTQECYWAKKKSRISSLLACVVRKNWKDMVCTCSLQNWREALALLLTYSGPEKFPELCDMLGTRMEQEGGGALTSEARLCYVCSGNVEQLVECWAKCHQASSPLALQDLMEKVMVLNRSLELLRGPDGVSSGPATTYRVTQYANLLAAQGSLATAMSYLPRDCTQPPIQQLRDRLFHAQGSGVMGQQCPPFPFPRVVVGATPHSKETSSYRLGFQFSHQVPTPSLRPRIFTPLVTSLTPSHSSPYQSSRMQNISDYRSPGPQAAQPLPLGPGVRPALFEPPLLREQKAQVPNPTGFPGTWPPPGPPPPMAPPDTIQPGSASLAETAQQIPLLPVRLPGLSPMSFQSPAPPVSFPVTHPPGGPGAPCSNALPTTGVSTVPPASAAAT; encoded by the exons GTTTTACAAGCTGATCTGGGGGAGCTTTGGCAATGGGCTTCTGGAAGCCTCCGGGGTTATTGCAGGCGGAGGGAACAATGGCATGCTTACTCTATACAATGTGACCCACATCCTGTCTTCGGGGAAGGAGCCTGTGATTGCCCAGAGGCAGAAGCACACGGGGGCTGTCCGAGCCCTTGACTTTAATCCTTTCCAG GGCCACCTCCTGGCCACAGGAGCCAGTGATTCTGAAATCTTCATTTGGGATTTGAATAACCTAAATGTGCCAATGACCCCAGGATCCAAGTCACAG CAGCCTCCAGAAGACATCAAAGCACTCGCTTGGAACCGGCAGGTTCAACACATTCTGGCTTCTGCTCACCCCAGCGGCAAGGCAGTTGTGTGGGATCTCAGAAAGAATGAACCTATCATCAAAGTCAGCGATCATAGCAACAGG ATGCACAGCTCAGGCCTGGCCTGGCACCCAGAGATAGCCACCCAATTGGTGCTCTGCTCAGAAGATGATCATCTTCCAGTGATTCAGCTGTGGGATTTGCGCTTTGCCTCCTCTCCCCTGAAGGTGCTGGAGAGCCACAGCAG gGGGATCTTGTCAGTGTCGTGGAGCCAGGCTGACCCTGAGCTGCTGCTCAGTAGTGCCAAGGACAACCAGATCTTGTGCTGGAACCTGGGGAGTGGTGAG GTAGTATATAAGCTACCCACACAGAGTAGCTGGTGCTTTGATGTGCAGTGGTGCCCTCGGGACCCTCCAGTGTTCTCTGCTGCCTCCTTCGACGGCTGGATCAGTTTGTACTCCGTGATGGGTAGGAGCTGGGAAGTCCAGCAGATCAGACAGGCTGACAAG ATCTCTTCTTCCTTCAGCAAAGGCCAGCCTCTCCCACCATTGCAGGTGCCAGAGCAAGTGGCCCAAGCATCACTGATACCTCCTCTACAAAAACCCCCCAAATGGATGAGAAGGCCAGCAGGTGTTTCATTTGCT TTTGGGGGAAAGCTGGTTACCTTTGGCCTCCCTGGCACCCCTGCCCATCAGGTGCCACAGCCTTGCCTCCGCCTAGTCTTCGTCAGTCAAGTCACCACAGAATCTGAATTCCTGAGGCGGTCAGCTGAGCTGCAGGAGTCCCTGGGGTCAGGAAATCTCCTGAATTATTGTCAGAACAAGATCGAACTAACGTCACTACAAAGTGAAAAGATGCTCTGGCAGTTCCTGAAG AAATGGAAGAGGGTTTTGTTAACACCATGCCACCAGCCCAGCGGGATCAAatctggggagaaaaagaggagagatggTGCCGGCCTTAGTAGGGCACCTCTG GTGACCTTAGAACAAGACTCCAGAGTGAAATTTCTAAAACTATTAGGATACAGTAAAGATGAACTTCAGAAGAAG GTGGCCACGTGGCTGAAGAGTGACTTGGGGCTGGGTGAGAGCCCTCAGTCCGAGGGAGATGATCACAGTAACAGACAGCAGGTCTTCTGCAGCCAG GCCTCAAAACACATCACAGAGGAAGCTTCTGCCTCCTCAACCTTCTTTGATGAGCTGGTCCCTCAGAGTATGACTCCATGGGAGATCCCCATCACAGAAG ACACTGATGGACTCCTGAGCCAGGCTCTCCTGCTTGGAGAACTGGGCCCTGCTGTGGAGCTGTGTCTAAAGGAAGAGCGCTTTGCTGATGCCATCATCCTGGCCCGGGCTGGGGGTGCAGATCTGCTAAAGCAAACACAGGAGTGCTACTGGgccaagaagaaaagcagaatctCCTCG CTTCTAGCCTGTGTTGTACGGAAGAATTGGAAGGATATGGTGTGTACCTGTAGCCTGCAGAACTGGAGAGAGGCACTGGCCTTGCTACTGACATACTCAGGGCCAGAGAAATTCCCTGAGCTCTGTG ACATGCTGGGTACGCGCATGGAACAGGAGGGTGGCGGAGCACTGACCTCTGAAGCCAGACTCTGTTATGTGTGCTCAGGGAACGTGGAGCAGCTGGTGGAGTGTTGGGCAAAATGCCACCAGGCTTCATCCCCCCTGGCTCTACAG GACCTGATGGAGAAGGTGATGGTCCTGAATAGGAGCTTGGAGCTACTGCGGGGTCCTGATGGGGTGAGCTCAGGCCCTGCCACAACCTACAGGGTCACTCAGTATGCCAACCTCCTGGCAGCCCAGGGCAGCCTGGCCACTGCCATGAGCTACCTACCCAGGGACTGTACTCAG CCACCAATTCAGCAGCTGAGAGATCGGCTTTTTCATGCCCAGGGGTCTGGTGTCATGGGCCAACAGTgtcctccttttcccttcccccggGTTGTTGTGGGGGCTACCCCCCACTCTAAAGAGACATCATCTTACAGATTGGGATTCCAGTTTTCTCACCAG GTTCCAACTCCATCGCTAAGGCCAAGGATTTTCACACCTCTAGTGACATCCTTGACACCTTCTCATTCTAGCCCTTATCAAAGCTCCAGAATGCAGAATATAAGTGACTACAGGTCACCTGGGCCCCAGGCAGCCCAGCCTTTGCCCTTGGGCCCTGGGGTAAGACCTG ctttatttGAGCCACCACTGTTAAGAGAGCAAAAGGCACAAGTTCCTAACCCCACAGGGTTCCCTGGAACATGGCCTCCTCCTGGTCCACCTCCACCCATGGCACCCCCAGACACCATACAGCCTGGCTCTGCCTCCCTGGCTGAGACTGCTCAACAGATCCCTCTGCTTCCTGTGAGACTCCCAGGTCTCAGTCCTATGAGCTTccagtccccagcccctcctgtcaGCTTCCCTGTGACACACCCTCCAGGAGGGCCCGGTGCTCCATGCTCTAATGCCCTCCCAACCACTGGCGTCTCGACTGTTCCCCCAG CTTCAGCAGCGGCCACCTGA